GGCCATCCCACTGGCCCGTCGTCAACTATCAAAGGGAAAACGGTTGTGGTGATCGGCAGAAGCAACATTGTTGGAATGCCTGCGGCTCTCTTACTTCAAGTAAGACCATACATTCCATTTAAActgtaaaaatatattataataataccatTTACAGTGAGTATTGTCCACTCAAGAACGAAGAATCCAGAGGAGATCACTAGACAAGCCGATATCATCATATCAGCCGTGGGGCAACCAAATATGGTTAGAGGTAGCTGGGTGAAATCTGGTGCTGTTTGTGCAGTTAGGTATTGACCCTGGTTCCTGCGAACCGTCGATTGAACCAGGTCAGAACTTTACATGCATACTATCAAACATAACAAAGTGTCGAATTGATTAGACTGAAATTTGAACCATTTCCGTTACTCAATTCTTGCCTCCTGTTTGACAAACCCATAGCATAACGACGACATCGACCAAATCAAACAAGTAAACAACATGTGACAACAAATCTATAAACAAAAATCCTTATAAACATCTTCTTGTACATTATGAAAGATGTTCGTCTGCTTCCCAAAATTCGACTTGCTTGGTCAAGTTTCGTTTCTTGTTTTGTAGAGCCTGAAGTTGATGATCATCATAAGGCGGGTCCATGATGCACGGGCTCACCTCTGATGGACCCTTCACCATTGATAACTCTTTATACTCTTTGACCGTATCTTTCCCCAAACAGGAACAAACTTCAACTGCATTTTCTGTGATGACTGGTCTGTATTTGAAAAGCTTCGAGTATTCTGTTAAAAGATGGAGCATGTAATCATACACCAAATTCATTTGTAATTCCTTTTTTACAAATTCACTTCCTCTTCTTCCAATTTCCTGTGCCTGTACagatcaaaatcaaaatttaatattataaaacactTTTTTTTATTAATGATAGCTCTAGTAGGTTTTCAGTTCATGGAAAAGCAAATTTATAACATCTGTTTTTTAATAATGTAGTTAAGAAGGGGTAAATTAGCAGGTTTGAGTTGGTCTAAATAGGTTTTTGTTAGTTTTATGTTGAACACGTTTAGCTAAATGGGCCGTGTTTGGGTTGTATTGGGTATTTTATGTCAAACCTTAAAAGATTTAAAAGAGAAAAtgaaaatcacgttttatagttaaaacaaaatttgtaaatttaAGTTTTAGAGTATTGAACTATTGATAcgcaaaaatatatattaaactaAAAATCTCATGTTTGATgagttgtgaaaatatattttaaactGAAAATATCAAGTTAGATAAGTTGTGATTGTGTTTGGATTCATATGTCTGACATGATTTTCTTTTAACTGGGTTCTAATCATAAATTCGTGTCCGTGTCGGGATTAAGACTTCAACTCAACAAGTCTAGCTAATACTCTAATATGACTTTGACCAACGTTATTAGCTAACAAATTGTGGAAATGATTACCTTATTTGTGTTATTGTTTCCCCAATCAACAGCAAACTTGATTGAACTACACATATTATGCTCGTTTATGGGCCAATAATGAACGGTGGGGATTAAACCTCTGGAGAAAAAATCATAGTAGTGTGGAGTTACGACCAGACTCATTGAGTCACAAGCCAAAATATACTTCTCGCTAACCGACCATGCGTTTCCTTCAATGTATATCTTGTACCTGTATGCATAAAATTAAATGTCTAGTCAAAAAAATAAATTCATTAATTTTTTAATTTGtagcaaaaacaaaatttaatgatAACTACAGTAATTTGTTGTTGACTGACCTATAGGTACATTGGCTTGCTAAATCTGTATCATTAAACCCTTTTCTCCAATCCTGTattttttgacaaaataaaatgaaattaattaacTATTTAAACTTTTTTCGTACTTTAAGTTTCCATAATTTATTATATATGCAATCAAGCTTAAGCTTGAAGTATGAAGCTCGGGTTCAAGCTCGAGCTTTGTTTTGTTTATTGAATGAGATTCGACTTAGACAATTAGACGTGCACAAATTTATTCAAACTCGGCTCAATTTGAGCCTGTAAAAGTACATTCTCAAATAAGTCACCAGTAGGGGCGGATCTAGTATATAACAAGGGGGAATGCCCGCTACCCCTTGGCGCTCtggcggtagtgtaaaattagtgtaaattttggaaaaatttgacgttttttctatttcgttaccgcttatttataaaatGTTACCGCTTGGcgcgaatcctagatccgccactgaccAGCATGGTTTACAATTTAAGCTTTATACGAGAGTTTAAAGTTTAAACCAATGAGATATGAAACAAAAGAAAATGGTACTTAAATATTTACCAAATGGTGGATTCTAGCATTCCATTCTTGTTTGTCATCAGAGTTGCACATTGCAAGGTCTCTCCGGGCCCATCCTGTGTATGTATTCCCTTTCCAATATGCAAAGGGTTCCCTTTCCATCCATTTTTGTTTCTGATTCCCTTGTTCCAGTTCCTTGCTCAATTTCACCCATGGCGATACATTCACTTCCGGCCTACAAAATCAAATTCCATCCCATAAATATGTGGgttgatattaaaaaaaaacaacatattttcttatttttcaCGAAAAAGTCACTCAACCTAATTTTGGTACTTAAAAGTCCTTGCAAATaacaataaaacacacacacacacacacaaaaaaaaaaacatacacacACATCAGTGCAAGTTTGCTATATTAAAGTTTCCACACGTTTGACGTTTCTATAATGCATGATGACAATAAAGGTGGTATATTACCATCCCCAAAATGACCAATCCGGGAAGACGATATCGTAAGTCAAATCATCCCCACAATAATGGAATAACGGAGGTATAACACTCGTGTTGTCTGGATAATCAGATTTTTGAACCAATGGCGGATCGTGACACATGAACATCAAGTCAAGATCCGGCACTTTTCCGGGATAGAGTTTGAGAAGTTGCAAGATTCCCCAAATGGTGAATACATCTCGAGTTTGGAACACATATTTGTATTTCTCCATGTAAAGTCTTCCATCAACGATGATTAACCTGAAATGTGCCTTTTCTCTAGCTTTTTCCACCATTTCGTTAGTGATTCCAGTATGTTTCCATGGCTTTAGATCTTCGTGAATCCATCTGAAGTATTCAGGACATGATTGAGGTGTCGAGTTGTTGGTGGCTTTAGCATCTCCGACTAGGAGAATGTCTTTAGGACGAAAT
The Helianthus annuus cultivar XRQ/B chromosome 6, HanXRQr2.0-SUNRISE, whole genome shotgun sequence genome window above contains:
- the LOC110944415 gene encoding protein O-glucosyltransferase 1, which produces MTAQFRPKDILLVGDAKATNNSTPQSCPEYFRWIHEDLKPWKHTGITNEMVEKAREKAHFRLIIVDGRLYMEKYKYVFQTRDVFTIWGILQLLKLYPGKVPDLDLMFMCHDPPLVQKSDYPDNTSVIPPLFHYCGDDLTYDIVFPDWSFWGWPEVNVSPWVKLSKELEQGNQKQKWMEREPFAYWKGNTYTGWARRDLAMCNSDDKQEWNARIHHLDWRKGFNDTDLASQCTYRYKIYIEGNAWSVSEKYILACDSMSLVVTPHYYDFFSRGLIPTVHYWPINEHNMCSSIKFAVDWGNNNTNKAQEIGRRGSEFVKKELQMNLVYDYMLHLLTEYSKLFKYRPVITENAVEVCSCLGKDTVKEYKELSMVKGPSEVSPCIMDPPYDDHQLQALQNKKRNLTKQVEFWEADEHLS